The following nucleotide sequence is from Natronosalvus caseinilyticus.
GGCGAGATCGACCCCTGGGACATCGACATCGTCGCCGTCACCGACAAGTTCCTCGAGGTACTCGACGACGCCGACCTCCGAACGTCGGGGCGGGCGCTGTTCTACGCGAGCGTCCTCCTCCGGATGAAGAGCGACGAACTGTTCGCCCCCGACCAGCCCGAGGAAGAGGAACTCCCGCCCTGGGAGGCCCCCTTCACCGACGACGCGGCGATGGAGGACGCGGCGCCGGGCTTCGACCCCATCGAGAGCCTCGAAGCCGAGATGGATCGTCGCCTCGAGCGCAAGCACGCCCGCGGGAAGCCCGAGACGCTGGACGAACTGGTGCGAGAGCTCCGGGACGCCGAGCGCGGCACCTGGTGGAAGTCCTCCAGGAGTTACGACACGAGTGGTTCCCCGCACGGGTACGGCCGCGGGATGCAGGAGCTGAGCTACCACTCGGGGGACGACTTCCGAGTGGACGACGAGCCGACGGCCGACGACGTGACTCACACGGCTCACGAGGAGGACATCGAGGCCGTCATCGACGACGTCGAGGCCGAAATCGAGTCCCACTACGAGAAGGGGCGCGACGAAGTACTGTACGCTGAGATCGATCACGTGGGCGGCACCCGCGTGATGACCTACCTCGCGTTGCTGTTTCTGGCCCACCGCGGGCGGCTGGTTCTCGAGCAGGACGAGTTATTCGGCGACCTCTGGATCGCACCCGTGACGCCGGAGCCCGAGGTCGAGGAAGCGGTCGCGGATTGAGCGGGACGGCTCGAGTTGGCTGTTTCTCCGGAAGTTGGACGGTCATCATCTCCAACGATTCGTTCCATCAGTACGCTGATTATGGCGCGAGCTCACGTGTCGGGTATGTTCCCGGAACGTCTCGAGACCGACCGACTCGTTCTCGAGCGACTCTGTCACGAGAACGCCGATACGTTCGAACTGTACGACCGCTTTTCGGCTGGGGAGGCGGACGCCGAGGTGTTCGAGTACGTGCCGCAGGAGCCGTACCGGACGCCGAAGGACGCACTCGAGCAGATCGACGACGCAGAGGAACGGTGGAACGATTGCGAGGCCGCGGAGTACATCGTGCGGCCGAAGGAAGGCGAGGAAGGAGCGGGACAGCTTGCCGGAACGGCCCGACTGTACTGTGAGTGGAAGCGAGAGACGGGACAGCTAGGGCTCATTCTCGCGAAGCCGTTCTGGGGACGCGGCTACTCGAGGGAACGTGCAGCGGCGCTGATGGAACTCGCCTTCGATCACCTCGACCTCGCGCTCGTCACGGCAGGGTACAACGACGGCAACGAGAAGTCGAGGCGAGCCATCGAGGCGTACGTCAACGCCCACGGCGGCCAGTACGACGGGGTGCTCAGGAACTGGGTGCCGATGAGCGACGGGGTCGACGACTTACACCGGTACACTGTTTTACGGGAACAGTACGAGCAAGCGGTTGTCGATTGATCGAGATGGATCGCTCGAGTCGGCGCTATCGACCGGTGAAACACCTATCGGTGGACGTAGCGAACCGACATTGACGGGCATGAACACAGCGTATTTCTGGCCCACACAAAATATATCACTGTCAGTGGAGGAATTGTATCGAGGAAACACTTTGGACGAGAGCGAGACCACTTCCGTCGATCAGGTCGCGGCGGGTTACGACGTATTAGCGGAGAAGGCAGACGAGGATTTGAGACGCGAGGCGAGTCCGTGGGGCGACAGCCACTTCCAGCGCCACTATTCCTGGCCCGCCCTGCAACAGGCTCTCCCGGAACTCGATGACCGTCGGGTGTTGCTCGCCGGGTGCGGACGCGGGGATCACGTGGAGTGGTTCCGCGAGCAGGGTGCGACGGTAACCGGCGTGGACGTGAGCGAGGCAGCGATTCGGCGTGCACAAGAGCGATTCGACGACGAGGCGACCTTCTACCACGCCGATCTGACCGACCACCTGGAGTTCGACGACGACGATTCGTTCGACCTCCTAGTCAGCAATCTGGTGTTCAGCCACATCGAGGCATGGCGGCCTGTCTTCGAGGAATTTCACCGTTTGCTGGCCCCCGGTGGGATTCTCGTTATCGCGACTATCCACCCGCGATATATCCGTTCGGGCGCCGGTATCGAGAGCTACGACGAGACGACGAAGTTGATGAACGAGTGGCCAGGGGTCGAGATTCCGACGTACTATCGCCCGATGAACGCGGTCGTCACCCCGTTTATCGAAGCCGGGTTTCGTCTCGAGGCGTTCGACGAACCGAAACCGCAGGAGTCGTACGAGGAGCACTCCCCAGAGCGGTACGAGGACGCGTTACGACGGCCGGAACTACTCGTAATTCGAGCGCGAGCGGATCAGTAGAAAGCGGGCCGACCGCCACCGACCGCGACGATTTTTGGTGCTGGCCGACAGGAAGCGCGTATGGAACGCGTGCAGGCAGCCCTCGGCGGACTGGTCGTGGTCGTCGCCCTCTACGGCGGGTACGTCCTCGTGCGAACGCTCACTCGAGCGCTCTACGCGATCGTCTGGTTCACCGAAACCGTCGCGATGTTCGCGTTCGCCCTGCTGATCGGTTACGTCGCGTACCGGGTGCTCTGGGGCGTGAGCGACGATCCGAGACGTCACTGACGGCGGAGGTTCGACGAGCGACGACCTGTGACTCGGGTCCGACCGCAATGGTTTAGGGTGCCACGAGCAAACAAATAAACAGATGTCGCGACCCGACGACGTACTCTATCGTGCCCGCCTCGGCGCGTTCGCCCTCCTCCGAAAGCTCTTCCCGGTCGTGGCGCTCGCCTTTCTATTAATCTGGCCGGTGGTCGTCTTCCAGACCCGCTGGGCCATGCTGCTCGGTTGGGCGAACTTCTTCCTCGGTCTCTTCGTCCTCTGGATCGCCCGCGGGATTCCCCTCTACCCCGCTCACACCTTCGGCGTCGAACACCGCGTCGACGAGGACACCTTCGACGGCCCCCGCAAACACTGTGCTGGCTGTGGCACCACCTGCCGACAGGGCCTCCGACGACGCTACACCCGCCAGTTCGTCGTCTTCGGCGTCCCGCTGCACACCCTCGAGTGGGGCATCAACGACTACTGTCTCGAGTGCGCTCGTCCGGGCGGCGGTCCAGGCGTCGACCGAAGTTCTGAGGTCGGGCGCGTCCGAACGAACGACACCAGCGCGAAGCGCGAACTCGAGCGCGCGCTCGAGGACGATGCCTGATGCCCGAGCGCCCGATCAGTCTCGACCGGCAGGTCCGGCGGCTGGCGGACAACCTCGGGTTCACCCTGCTGTGGGGCTGGCTCTTGGTCTCGCTGTTTTTCGTCCCGACGTGGCTCGGCTACTGGTGGATCGGAGCGCTCCTCTTCTTCCTCGGACTGGCGCTTTGCTGGCAGGCCGCGGCGGCCTCGACCCATCCCGTCTACGTCGTCGGCAAACGCCGCGAGGTCTCGAGCGAGCGGATGACCGACGACACGAGCCTCTGCGACGAGTGTGGTGCCAACGCGGCAGGCGGCGAGCGGCGCCGGTACGCGACCCGGCAGGTCCTCTTCGGCACCACTGTGGCCGTCCCCGAGTGGGGCGAGAACGTCTACTGTCCAGAGTGCCTCGAGCGCGAGGCGAGCAGCGCAGCGCTCGAGACGAGTGCGGATGAGACGGACGGGGACGAAACGAGCGAACGCGGCGAACTGGCTCGAGAATTCGACGACTGACGCGCGTGGGCGGCCGGCTACTCGAGGTACTCCCCCGCTAGCAACTCGACGCGCTCGCGGGTCTCCTCGGGAATCGATTCGACGGGCGTGTTGATCGTCCCCTCGAGCGCCGACCAGGCCTCGCTCTGGAAGTCCTCGGGCATCGTCCGAACCGCCCGCTCGATCACCGCGTTGATCGACTCCTGGTTGGCCGCGGCGTTCTCGAGGACCTCCTCGAGGGTGACCTCGTTGTCCTGTTTCCAGACGTCGTAGTCGGTGATTCCGGTTACCGTCGCGTAACTCATCTCGGCCTCGCGGGCGAGTTTGGCCTCCGGGATGGTGGTCATGCCGACGACGTCCCAGCCCTGGTCGCGGTAGAACTCGCTCTCGGCTCTGGTCGAGTATTGAGGTCCTTCGATGCAGACGTAAGTGCCGCTCTCCTGGACGGTGGTCTCGGCCGCTTCCTTGGCGGCAGTCGCGAGATGGTCGACCATCGCCGGACAGTACGGGTCGGCGAAGCCCATGTGGACGACCATCCCGTCGCCGAAGAACGTCGGCGTCCGATGTTTCGTTCGGTCGAAGATCTGATCCGGGATCACGAGCGACTGCGGTGGCAGGTCCTCGCGCAGGCTGCCGACGGCGTTCGTCGAGATGACGCGGTCGACGCCCGCGTCCTTGAGCGCGTAGATGTTCGCCCGGTAACTCGCCTCGGTGGGGGTGTGGCGGTGGTCCTCGCCGTGACGCGGGAGGAAGACGACCTCTTTGCCCGCTAATTCGCCGATCGTCAGATCGTCGCTCGGCTCGCCGTAGGGCGTCGTCGCCGACTCCGTAGAGACGTTCTCGAGTGGCAGTGCTTCGTAGATACCGCTTCCGCCGATGACGCCGATGGTCATACCTCGACGTCGACGGGGAGGTTCCTAAACGGTGTGGAATCTGTGCGGCCCAGCTCACCACCGACTGCCGCTCGCTCGAGGCGATAGGGCGATGTGACACGCTATCACGTCGTACGAGAGTTCAAGTATCCTGAGAACTATTTCGATTCGTAATGCCTCCCGAGGACGATTCCGGCACCGAGCCCCTCGAGGAGACGGCAGGTACGGCCGCGAGCGTGACCGCGAACGAGAATGCGAACGCGAACTCGAGTGCGAGCGAGAGCGAGGCGACCGACACCGACTCCCCAGGAACGACCACGACGACTGCGACGACCGGTAGCGGCCTCACCGACGGACCGCTTCTCCGACCCATGTTTCGACTCGCGTGGCCACTCATGGTCATCCAGTTACTGCAGGTCGCCTACAACATCGGCGACACCTTCTGGCTGGGTGCGCTGTCGCCGGAATCGGTCGGCGCGCTGAGCCTGGCCTTCCCGCTGATCTTCTTCCTGATCTCGATCGGCGGCGGCTTCACCGCGGCAGGGGCGATCCTCATCGCCCAGCACACGGGCGCCGAGAGCGGCAAAGGCGGATTGATCGCCGGCCAGACGCTCTCGTTCATCTCGATCGTCGCGATCGTCCTCGGCGTGCTCGGTTATTTCGTGACCGATCCGATGCTCGCACTGCTTCCGGCGGATCCGGAGACGAAGGCCACCGTGATCCCCCTGGCGGCCGACTACATGCGCATCTTCTTCCTCGGATCGCCGTTCCTGTTCGGCTTCTTCATCTTCACCTCGCTCATGCGCGGCTACGGGAACACGCGGGCCCCGATGCGCGTGATGGCCGTCAGCGTCGTCGTCAACCTCGTACTCGACCCGCTACTCATCTTCGGCGTCGGGCCGTTTCCCGCCCTCGAGATCGAGGGAGCGGCCGTCGCGACGGTCTTCTCGCGGGCCGTGGCGACCGCCATCGGCCTCTACGTCCTGTTCGGGACGGACGTCGGCCCGAAGATCGAGGCGAGTCACCTCGTCCCACAGCGCGAGTACGTCTCGAAGATCACGCGACTGGGCGTCCCCACGGCGCTCGAGCAGTCGATGAGTTCGCTCGCGATGATCGCGATGACGGCAATGGTCTCGACATTTCCCGTGGCCGTCGTCGCGGCCTACGGCCTGGGCAACCGACTGATCTCGCTCGCCTTCCTCCCGGCGATGGGGATGGGGCAGGCGACGGACACGATCGTCGGCCAGAACCTCGGGGCCGGAAAACCCGACCGCGCCGGACGGGCGACCTGGATCGCCTCCGGCGTCGTCGCGTCGATCATGTTCGCAGCGGGAGTGATCGCGTTCGTCGCCCCGGAACCGATCGTCGGCGTGTTCATGACGTCCGGTGAGGAGGGGGCGGCCGAGACGATCGCCCACGGCAGCACGTACCTCAGGATCGCCGCCTCGATGTTCGTCTTCATGGGCGTCCTGCAGGTCCTCCTCGGCGCGTTCCGCGGGGCCGGGAACACCAAGACGGCGCTCGTCTTCTCGGTCGTCACTCTCTGGATCGCCCGGGTCCCGGTGGCGTACTACCTCATCTTCGTCGCCGGTTGGGGAACGATGGGTATCTGGATCGGCGTCGTCGCCGGCGACGTCGTCGGCGCGCTCGCTGCCATCGCCTACTTCACCCGCGGCACCTGGAAGGGATCGATCGTCGATGACGAGGGCGAAGGAGAGGGCGAGGGCGAGAGCAAGGACGAACCCAAACAAGCGAGGCCAGAACCGGCGAGTACGTCCTCAAGCGACTGAACGAACGAGTGAATGCCTCGAGCGAAGCGTCGATCGCCTCCTCGAGAGTTCCGGACCGAAAATCGCCATCGGGCACGTCGGCGGTGTCAGTCTCGAGATGCTACTCCGCCAGCGCCCACTCACCCGGCGCCGTCATCTCGAGGACCCCCCGGCGTTCCATCTCGGTCAGCACCTCGGTCAGCCGGTTGGGCTGGGCGATCTCCATGCCGATCCGGTCGACGTCGTGATACTCCTTGAGGTAGTGACGGACGTCCGCCTTCGTGAACGAATCTTGGTCGGACTTCTCCATGACCCCCGAAATCAGGTCGACCATGTCCTCGATGAAGTTCCACGGATAGACGACCCAGGCCCACTCCTCGAGTTGCTCGCCGACGTAGTCGGGGTCGAACTCGCTGGTCTGGAGCAGTTGTAGGGTCGCCGTCCGGACCTCGCCGGCGCCGCGATCCTCGACGTACTCCTGGGCGCGCCTGATCGAGCCGCCGGTGTCGGCGATGTCGTCGATGATGAGGACGTCCTTGTCCTCGACGCTCCCCTCGGGCATCGGGTACCGGATGGTCGGCTCGCCGGACTTCTCGGCGGTGCCGACGTAGTGTTCCATCTTCAGGCTCGTCAGGTCGTCGAGGCCGAGAAAGTCACAGATACACCGACCCGCGAACCAGCCCCCGCGAGCCAGCGCGACGATGACGTCCGGTTCGAACGCGTCGCGGCGAACGTCGTCGCTGACGTCTCGACAGAGGCTGTAGATGTACTCCCAGTTCGTGATCGTGCACTTGAAGTCGTCCGGTAGATCGGACATTGCGTGTGGCCACCTACCTCGAGTCGATGACGCCGTCCCTCTTAAGTCGGCTGAATCCGATTCGAGCGGTCGCTCGAGGGTCGGGGTGAACGACGAGGGGTGGCGCCTCGAGGGCTCGAACCGTCGCAACACCTATTTGGTCCCCGTTCAGTGAACAGTGGTAATGGCTGGCAAGTGGATAGCTGGCGTCGTCGAATCGCGTTCGAACGGTGGGCCGCCGACCGTCGATCGGTGGACCCCCGTTTCGGTCCCCGGTCGACCGGGCGGGTTCGCCGAGGCGGCCCGTTCGACCGACGAGCGCCTCGCATATCGAACGACGATCGCCGACCCTCGAACGACGCCCGACGACCGAACGCTGCTCGCCCTCCACGGCGCATCCGGCCTCGAGTCGGTCCGGATCGACGGAACCGAACGCGAGATCGACGCGGGAGCGCCGTACTTCGTTCCGACGAGACTCGAGTTCGAGCCGGAATCCGAAACCGAACTCCACCTCGAGTTCGCGACGGCGCGAACCGCCGGCGGCGTCTACGACACCGACGAGGTACCACCGGAACTCGGCCTGCCGGGAATCTGGTGGGGCGCGGCGGTGCAGGTGCGCCCGCAGACGTTCATCGACGAACTGTCGGTGACGCCTCGACTCGAGGGTGAGACCGCATTCATCAATGTCGAACTCGTCGTCGACGTCGGCGAGGACCCGCTCGACGATTCGATCACGCTCTCGCTCCGCCCCGAGGGGTTTCGCGGCGGCGGGACGATGGACCGCGTCCGCGTCGAGGGCGACCCCGGCGAGCGAGTCGTGGTCTCGAAAACGCTCGAGGTCCGGGACCCGTCGCTGTGGTGGCCGCGAGGATACGGGGACCAGCATCGCTACACGGTGCGGGCGAAACTCGGCGAGGACGCGACCGAACGGACGGTCGGCCTCCGGACGGTCGAGCGCACCGACGACGAACTGCTCGTCAACGATCGGCCGATCCGAGCCCGCGGGGTCGCTCGACTCCCCGGCGGCGACCCACTCGAGGACGTCCAGCGCGTCGTCGACTGCAACGCGAATCTCGTACGCGCGCGTGGCCATGTTCCACGCCCCGAGTTCTACGACGCCTGCGACGAGGCTGGGATACTCGTCTGGCAGGACCTGCCGGTCACCGGGACCGACCCCGAGTTCGAGGTCGACCGCGCGACGGAGCTGGCCGAGGTGCTCCTCGAAACCTACGGCTCGCACCCGAGCCTCGGGCTCGTCGGCGTTCGAAACGAACCGGTCGACCCGTTCGCCGACCCGCTCGGGAGCGGCTGGCGAGCCCGCCTGGCGTTTCGCTGGCGGGCCTGGCGTGCCGGCGTCGACCAGCGCGGGGCGCTCGAGGTCGCCGACTCGATACCCGATTCCGTCGCAACCGTCCCCCTGACGGGAGCGCCGGGACTCGACGCGACCGCCACGACGCTCTACCCGGGCTGGCACTACCTCGAGGCGACCGACGTCGAGTGGCTCCTCGACCGATACCCGTCACTCGGGCGATTCGTTGGCGCGTTCGGCAGCGCGTCGCTCACCGACGACGTCGATCCGGCGGCCGTCGCGGGCATCGACGCCGACTCGTTCGAGCGACGGGCGGCGGGCCCTGAGGAGTCCCTCGCGAAGCAGGCAAAAACTGTGCGGACGGTCGCCGAAGCCCTCCGTCGCCACGAGAGCAGCCTGCTCGTCGCCTCGAGTCTTCGCGATAGCGCGCCGGGCGGGGGCACGGGCGTTCTGACCGTCGACGGCGAGGCGAAGCCGGTGTTCGAGGCGCTCGCGTCCGCCTACGAACCAGTGCAGGCGGTACTCGATTCCGAGCCGGTCCGTGGTAAGGAGGTCGGCGTGACCGTCGTCAACGACGGCCCCGAACTGCTCGAGACGGCGGTTTCCTGGCGAACAGGCGACCAGTCGGGTGAGACGTCGGTAACCGTCGACGCGACGGGCTGTGCGTCGGCCGGAAGCGTCGACATACCATCGGACGCCGATGCCATCGTCCTGTCCCTCGAGTTGCCGGATCGAACAGTCGAGAATCGATACGATTTATAAGCTGTTCGTTCAGCCATGCGAGTGAATTACACACCGTTTCAGGCTCCCTGGTAACGATTTTCACAGTCGAGCGGATCGGTACATTTAAATGGTGCGCACCAGTAGTATCGGGTACCAGAACGCCACCGGGGCGCGTATCGCTCGATGATCGATGACAGGAAATCTTATCACTGGGTTTTCGCGAGTCACGAGCGATTGCGCCGGCCGGTGCGGGTATGGCACCGAAGGTAACTACACATGGTAGACGAATCGAAAAACATCGACCTTACAGACGAACATCTCGAGAACGACTCCAAAGGACAGCTCATCAAGAAGGCCGGCCAGCTCCGGGACCGACGAAACGAGCTGAACCAGATGGCCTCCGAACGCGCCGGCAAGCGTGACGACCTCAACGCGAAGACTCGCGAGAAGGTCGACGAGGCCCAGGAACACCGCGAGAAGCGCGACGAGCTCAACGAGAAGGTCCAGGAGCACAAGGAGAAACGCAACGAACTCAACGCCGAGGCCAACAAGCTCTTCGACAAAGTCGAGACGCTCAAGTCCGACATGGAACTCGACGAGGGCAAGGACCTCGAGCAGCTCGAGTCCGAGATCGAACAGCTAGAGTTCAAACAGCAGACCGAGGTGCTCTCGACCGAAGAGGAGCGCGAACTCATCGAGAAGATCGAATCCAAGCGCGAGGAGTACGCCGAGCGCAAGGACAAGCTCGAGGACAACGACGGCCTCGAGGAACTCGTCGAGGAAGCCGAAGAGGTCCGTTCCGAGGCCTCCCAGCACCACCAGAAGGTGACCGAGCTGGCCGACAAGGCCCAGGAGCACCACAACCAGATGATCGAGGCCTACCGCGAGGCCGACGACATCCGCGACGAGGCCGACGAGATGCACGAGTCCTTCGTCGAGGCCCAGGAGGCCGCCGACCGCCACCACGAGGACTTCGTCCGCGTCCAGAAGCGCCTGCGCGAGATGGACAAGAAAGAGGAGAAACAGCGCCAGTCCGCTCGCGACAAGAAGAAGGAGGAAGCCAAAGAGGAAGCCGAGGAGATCTATCAGAAGTTCAAGGAGGGCGAGACCCTCGACACCGAGGACCTGATGAAGCTCCAGAAGACCGGCCTGCTCTAAGTCCGACGGTTCTCTCTCGAGATTTTCTTCGTTTTTCGACCACGAGCGACAGCTGTGCGACAGCAGTATTCGCGAGACGCTCGAGTGTGCCCGCTGCCGACCGTGGTCAACCATTAACCCACCAGCGGGTGGACTCGGGTGTGTGAGTGAGTACTGATGAAGGGGAGCCACACCGTCGTTCGACTAGGAATCGTTCTGCTGGGAACCGCTATCATCGCCGTCGCCGGCGTCGGCGTGTTCGTCGTCGTTCCGACGACGGTCGCGGACGTTCTCGGCGTCGTGCTCGCGCTCGCGGCGACGCTGGTCGGGTTTCGGTTCGCGAGTAATATCGCCAGATCCGCGTTTCCAGCGTACAACGTCGCGGAGGTGGCCGTCGAGGGACCGATCACGCGCGATGGCGGCGGGTCCGGCCTCAGCAGTCCTGGCTCGACTCCGGCAGACGACGTCGTCGACCAGATCGAGCGGGCGGACGAGGACGGAAACGTCGACGCCCTGCTCGTGAAACTCAACACGCCGGGCGGGCAGGTCGTCCCGAGCGACGACATCAAACTCGCGGCTGAACGCTTCGACGGCCCGACGATTGCCTACGCGACCGATCTCTGTGCCAGCGGTAGCTACTGGATCGCCAGCGGTTGCGACGAACTCTGGGCGCGCGACGCCAGTATCGTCGGCTCCATCGGCGTCGTCGGTTCGCGAGTCAACGCCGCCGAACTGCTTGATCGGGTGGGACTGTCCTACGAGCAGTTCACCGCAGGTGCGTACAAGGACGCCGGGATTCCCCTGAAGAACCTCGAGGACTACGAGCGCGAGTACCTCCAGGGTATCGTCGACGGCTACTACGAGTCGTTCGTCAAGCGAGTCAGCGACGGCCGGGGGCTCGATCCTGAACTGGTCAGGGAGACCGAAGCCCGCGTCTACCTCGGAGCCGACGCGTTCGACCTCGAACTGGTGGACGCTCTCGGCCCACGCGAGGACGTCGAGGAGGCCGTGGCCGAACGGCTCGAGATTGGAGCCGACGACGTGGTCGTCGAGGCGTTCGAACCCGAACGACCGTTGATGGCTCGCGTGGGCGTGGGTGCCCGGTCGCTGGCGTACGCGTTCGGGGCCGGACTCTCGGGAACCGCTCACGAACGCGGATTTCGGCTCCGGGCCTGATCCCATCCGGGAGTCCACCATCGACTCGAGGGGCTGTACGCCGATGACGGGGCCGACGAACTCGGATACGCGGCCCGACGGCCGTTCGACCCGCCAAACGAGTGAGTGGTTTTATCGTCGCAGAGAATGCAACAGAAACCGTGACAACGCTGGTGGTCTGTCTCGACCGAACCGACGACGTCGGTCGACGGACCGGTCTCCGGACGCCAATCGTGGGGTGGGAAGCCGTCCGCGCCCTGGTGACCGACGTCGGCCTCGCCGACCCGGAAGACTCGGGAGTGAACACGTTGCTCGAGTCCCTGCGGGTCGCCCAGAGCCTCCGCGACGACGACGAGGAGACGGTCGTCGCGGTGGTTTCGGGGGACCGCGAGTCGATGGTCTCGGCCGATCGGGCGGTCGCCCGCCAGCTGGACGATTTGATGACCGAGTACGAACCGGACTCAGCGGTCGTCGTCATCGACAGTGCCGAAGACGAGCGACTCGTCCCCATCGTCGAGAGCCGACTGCAGGTCGACGCCGTCGACCGGGTGGTCGTTCGACAGGCCAGGGACATCGAGTCGACGTACTACCTGCTCAAGCAGTTCCTGGCCGACGAGGAGCTTCGCCAGACCATCCTGGTGCCCCTCGGGTTGACCCTGCTCGTCTTTCCGATACTCGCCAGCGTGTTCACCCCGGCGGTCGGCGCAGCCACGATCACGGCCGTGATCGGGTTGTTCCTGCTGTACAAGGGATTCAGCATCGACGAACGGTTGACCAGGACGGCGAAACGGCTCCGGGAGTCGTTGTACTCCGGACAGGTCTCAGTCGTCACCTACGTCGTCGCCATCGGGTTGACCCTCGTGGGCCTCTTCGTCGGCGCGCTCGGCGTCTCGACCCTCGAGGACACGCAGGGGGTGCTCGTCCCGACGATGCGCTTCGTCTTCGACAGCGTCCCCTGGTTGGCCGCCGCGGGGCTCACTGCCAGCCTGGGCCGGCTGTTCGACGAACTGATCGACGACGGTCCCCTTCGCAGTTCCTACCTCCACCTGCCGTCGCTCGTCGTCTCCGTCGGGCTGGTCGTTCGCGGGTTCAGCGGCTTCTTCCTCGAACAACAGGGGTGGACCGATCCCCTGATCGTGCAGTTCGGCCAGCAGGGATTCGGGCGAGTCGCGTTCACGGCCGAGCAACGGCTGGCGCTCTTCGTCGGCCTGGCGATTCTTCTCAGCCTGGTCGGCGTCTTCGTCGTCTCGCGTATTGCCGACTCCGCCGCTGAAAACGAGTACGCCGATGGCGACGAGTCAGCGGCGGAAGAAGAACCGTCGCGACTGGCGGACGCGGAGTTGACCGACGGTGGGTCGAAATCCGCACGGTCTCGAGACGAGGGGACGGCGGGCGATAGCGACGATTCGGCCGATCCGATGCCGAAGACGGAGGACGAAACGGGCTCCAATGTTTACGTCGACACCGGCATCGACGAAGACACGGATACCGACACCGATAGCGACACCGACACCGGAGTCGACGAAGACACGGATACCGACACCGGGGACGACACCGACACCGATAGCCAGCGTGACCCCGAGTGACCCGACTCGCCACCCCTATGACGCTCGAGTCGAACCATCGAGTATGACAGCACCGGACGACGCCGACGATTCGACGGGCACAGGCGCCTGGGTCGGCCTCTTTTCGGGCGGCAAGGATTCCGCGTGGGCGGTGTATCGAGCGCTCGAGCGCGGGCTCTCCGTCGAGTGGCTCCTGACGGTCCACCCGACTGGCGACTCCTACATGTACCACGTCCCCGAGACGCGCCTGACGGCGCTGGTCGCGGAGAGCATGGGCATTCCGCTGATCGACGTCGAACCCGACTCGTTCGACGCCGAATCGGCGACGGACTCGAGCACACAGGGCGACGACGAACTCGAGCCGCTCGAGGCGGCGCTCGCCGACCTCGCGGACGACCTCGAGGGCGATGGCGGGCTCGCCGGGGTCACCGCAGGCGCCGTCGAGAGCGAGTTCCAGACCAGTCGCCTCGAAGCGATGTGTGAGCGCCTCGAGTGTGACCTGTTCGCGCCGCTCTGGCGAGAGGATCC
It contains:
- a CDS encoding MATE family efflux transporter; translation: MFRLAWPLMVIQLLQVAYNIGDTFWLGALSPESVGALSLAFPLIFFLISIGGGFTAAGAILIAQHTGAESGKGGLIAGQTLSFISIVAIVLGVLGYFVTDPMLALLPADPETKATVIPLAADYMRIFFLGSPFLFGFFIFTSLMRGYGNTRAPMRVMAVSVVVNLVLDPLLIFGVGPFPALEIEGAAVATVFSRAVATAIGLYVLFGTDVGPKIEASHLVPQREYVSKITRLGVPTALEQSMSSLAMIAMTAMVSTFPVAVVAAYGLGNRLISLAFLPAMGMGQATDTIVGQNLGAGKPDRAGRATWIASGVVASIMFAAGVIAFVAPEPIVGVFMTSGEEGAAETIAHGSTYLRIAASMFVFMGVLQVLLGAFRGAGNTKTALVFSVVTLWIARVPVAYYLIFVAGWGTMGIWIGVVAGDVVGALAAIAYFTRGTWKGSIVDDEGEGEGEGESKDEPKQARPEPASTSSSD
- a CDS encoding class I SAM-dependent methyltransferase; the protein is MDESETTSVDQVAAGYDVLAEKADEDLRREASPWGDSHFQRHYSWPALQQALPELDDRRVLLAGCGRGDHVEWFREQGATVTGVDVSEAAIRRAQERFDDEATFYHADLTDHLEFDDDDSFDLLVSNLVFSHIEAWRPVFEEFHRLLAPGGILVIATIHPRYIRSGAGIESYDETTKLMNEWPGVEIPTYYRPMNAVVTPFIEAGFRLEAFDEPKPQESYEEHSPERYEDALRRPELLVIRARADQ
- a CDS encoding GNAT family N-acetyltransferase, with the translated sequence MFPERLETDRLVLERLCHENADTFELYDRFSAGEADAEVFEYVPQEPYRTPKDALEQIDDAEERWNDCEAAEYIVRPKEGEEGAGQLAGTARLYCEWKRETGQLGLILAKPFWGRGYSRERAAALMELAFDHLDLALVTAGYNDGNEKSRRAIEAYVNAHGGQYDGVLRNWVPMSDGVDDLHRYTVLREQYEQAVVD
- a CDS encoding ScpA family protein, which produces MTDGDSENDIPLQIAGHEDRERPGSDGNSRVGESVLAFDESEITGSDTREDLETAGDGGDDGGESKDEAGNEGEDEDEVEPVELLVQLAKDGEIDPWDIDIVAVTDKFLEVLDDADLRTSGRALFYASVLLRMKSDELFAPDQPEEEELPPWEAPFTDDAAMEDAAPGFDPIESLEAEMDRRLERKHARGKPETLDELVRELRDAERGTWWKSSRSYDTSGSPHGYGRGMQELSYHSGDDFRVDDEPTADDVTHTAHEEDIEAVIDDVEAEIESHYEKGRDEVLYAEIDHVGGTRVMTYLALLFLAHRGRLVLEQDELFGDLWIAPVTPEPEVEEAVAD
- a CDS encoding phosphoribosyltransferase, giving the protein MSDLPDDFKCTITNWEYIYSLCRDVSDDVRRDAFEPDVIVALARGGWFAGRCICDFLGLDDLTSLKMEHYVGTAEKSGEPTIRYPMPEGSVEDKDVLIIDDIADTGGSIRRAQEYVEDRGAGEVRTATLQLLQTSEFDPDYVGEQLEEWAWVVYPWNFIEDMVDLISGVMEKSDQDSFTKADVRHYLKEYHDVDRIGMEIAQPNRLTEVLTEMERRGVLEMTAPGEWALAE
- the mtnP gene encoding S-methyl-5'-thioadenosine phosphorylase; translation: MTIGVIGGSGIYEALPLENVSTESATTPYGEPSDDLTIGELAGKEVVFLPRHGEDHRHTPTEASYRANIYALKDAGVDRVISTNAVGSLREDLPPQSLVIPDQIFDRTKHRTPTFFGDGMVVHMGFADPYCPAMVDHLATAAKEAAETTVQESGTYVCIEGPQYSTRAESEFYRDQGWDVVGMTTIPEAKLAREAEMSYATVTGITDYDVWKQDNEVTLEEVLENAAANQESINAVIERAVRTMPEDFQSEAWSALEGTINTPVESIPEETRERVELLAGEYLE